One genomic segment of Ipomoea triloba cultivar NCNSP0323 chromosome 9, ASM357664v1 includes these proteins:
- the LOC116030319 gene encoding bifunctional adenosine 5'-phosphosulfate phosphorylase/adenylylsulfatase HINT4, whose translation MAAGVSGCIFCQIATSSTSTTLLHSDEKVVAFQDINPSALRHYLVISKEHIPTVKDLQKRQDDYTLVSHMLDVGKSLLRRDAPQSKQYRFGFHQPPLNSVNHLHLHCLALPYTPSWRCIKYTSLGPLGGFIEAEKLLQRLKL comes from the exons ATGGCGGCTGGAGTTTCGGGATGCATATTCTGCCAAATCGCCACCTCTTCCACCTCCACCACTCTTCTTCACTCC GATGAAAAAGTTGTAGCATTTCAGGATATCAACCCTTCAGCCCTCAG GCATTACTTGGTAATTTCAAAAGAGCACATTCCTACAGTCAAAGATCTCCAGAAAAGACAAGATGACTACACTTTAG TGAGTCACATGTTAGATGTCGGGAAGAGTCTGTTACGGAGAGATGCACCTCAGAGCAAGCAATACAG ATTTGGTTTTCATCAGCCTCCATTGAACAGTGTTAATCACCTTCACCTTCATTGTTTAGCGCTTCCTTACACTCCCAG CTGGAGATGTATAAAATACACATCTTTGGGACCACTGGGTGGATTCATTGAAGCTGAAAAATTGTTGCAGAGATTAAAGCTATAA